TATCGCGAGCAGTCGATGATCGGCAATCCGGATCATCTCAGCGGGCTCTACAAGGGCGTCTGGGGCAATGCGCGTCTGGCCCAGGACTTCGGCCTGTATATCATGGCCGGTGTTCTCGGCTCTTCAACCGCCGCCAAAATCTTGGAGCATCGCGGCTACAAGCTCGAAAAGGCGGTCAGCTCGCAAAATAACCCTTCCGGGGGCCTGCTGATTCCGCAGCAGCTGGTCGATGCTTTTGTCCTGATCATCGCCCAATACGGCGCCGCCCGCCGGTTCTGCCAGCCATGGCTGATGACGACCGACACGGAGTCTGTGCCGAAATTCAACAAGGGGCTGAAGGTCTACTGCACGGAGGCCGGCGTCATCCCGACCCCGCAGGATTTGTCCGGCAATCTGCTGACGCTCAAGGCCCAGAGCTGGGATGTCTTTGTGCCGGTCAACCGCGATACCGCCGAAGATGTCTCATCGGCCATGTCTCTGGGCAATATCTTGGGCGAGCTGATGGCGATGGCCTTTGCGGAGCAGGAGGACCGCGTCCTCTTCTGCGGCGACGGCACCAGCCCGTACTTCAACAACCTCGGCATCACCGGCTGGTTCAATCAGCTCAGCTCCCCAAAGGGCCTTGTGAGCGGCAGCGGCAGCGGCTGGAACGGTCTGACCCTGCCGAACTTCCGCAGCATGATGGGAGCCCTGCATCCCTACGGCTGGGGCGGCGAAGGTCCTCGCTGGTTCTGCAGCAGCCGCTTCTATTTTGAAGTGATGATGAAACTGGCCGATGCCGCCGGCGGGGCCTCCAAAACAGAAATCATCGTCGGGGAGGTTTCCACCGGCCGCCGCTTCCTCGGCCTTCCGGTGGAGTTTGTTCCGCTGCCGTATGAGTCGGCCTCGAACCAGATCTGCTGCGTCCTGGCCAATCTGGGTCGCGGAGCCGTCTTCGGCGACCGCCGGCAGACGACCATCGAGCAAAGCCGCGAGGCCCTGTTCCTCCAGCGTCAGATCGCAGTCCTGGCCACCGAGCGTGTAGCAATATCTGTCTACGGCTGCCATGATGTGGAGACCGACCAGACCAAAAAGGCCGGC
This genomic stretch from Anaerohalosphaeraceae bacterium harbors:
- a CDS encoding phage major capsid protein; the encoded protein is MNEQDVKKMLEDLLLQREKGLLTNEQFIKSVSGEVNKLLADRFADIDQLRKNLNTLSEELRSYREQSMIGNPDHLSGLYKGVWGNARLAQDFGLYIMAGVLGSSTAAKILEHRGYKLEKAVSSQNNPSGGLLIPQQLVDAFVLIIAQYGAARRFCQPWLMTTDTESVPKFNKGLKVYCTEAGVIPTPQDLSGNLLTLKAQSWDVFVPVNRDTAEDVSSAMSLGNILGELMAMAFAEQEDRVLFCGDGTSPYFNNLGITGWFNQLSSPKGLVSGSGSGWNGLTLPNFRSMMGALHPYGWGGEGPRWFCSSRFYFEVMMKLADAAGGASKTEIIVGEVSTGRRFLGLPVEFVPLPYESASNQICCVLANLGRGAVFGDRRQTTIEQSREALFLQRQIAVLATERVAISVYGCHDVETDQTKKAGTIIGLKTG